The following coding sequences lie in one Megalodesulfovibrio gigas DSM 1382 = ATCC 19364 genomic window:
- a CDS encoding sugar phosphate isomerase/epimerase family protein has product MAIFFSFPLRAIALEPDWPAAFAARSRTLSQALGRDVCVGPEFTFDCTTLQTRPAAWFTALGRTLRRLGLPCTVHLPFWDLHPASLDDNILRATRKTLALAVDRALRLQPAHMVGHVSFLRYVHQLEYTEFLDRSQATWQPLAAAIQDRERPLLLENTHDESPQVLADVLGRLNDANNDADNDANRGACGVCFDVGHWSCFNGGLRKKDLPHWLDVLGPWIRACHVHDNDGSGDQHLAPGWGGIPFGLFFAELDRRKIAPTIVLEAHGQDALQGAMQFLETADGPWQRNF; this is encoded by the coding sequence ATGGCGATCTTTTTTTCCTTTCCCCTGCGGGCCATTGCGCTGGAACCGGACTGGCCGGCCGCCTTCGCGGCCCGGTCCCGGACGCTTTCGCAGGCCCTGGGCCGCGATGTCTGCGTTGGCCCTGAATTCACCTTCGATTGCACCACCCTGCAAACCCGGCCCGCCGCCTGGTTCACCGCCCTGGGCCGGACCCTGCGCCGCCTGGGCCTGCCCTGCACCGTGCACCTGCCCTTCTGGGACCTGCACCCCGCCAGCCTGGACGACAACATCCTGCGCGCCACCCGCAAGACCCTGGCCCTGGCCGTGGATCGGGCCCTGCGCCTGCAGCCGGCGCACATGGTGGGGCACGTGTCCTTCCTGCGTTACGTCCACCAGCTCGAATACACAGAGTTTCTGGACCGCAGCCAGGCCACTTGGCAGCCCCTGGCAGCCGCAATCCAGGACCGGGAGCGCCCCCTGCTCCTGGAGAACACCCACGACGAATCCCCCCAGGTGCTGGCCGACGTGCTGGGCCGGCTGAACGACGCCAACAACGACGCCGACAACGATGCCAACAGGGGCGCCTGCGGCGTCTGTTTCGACGTGGGGCACTGGAGCTGCTTCAACGGCGGCCTGCGCAAAAAGGATCTGCCCCACTGGCTGGACGTGCTGGGGCCATGGATCCGCGCCTGCCACGTGCACGACAACGACGGGTCCGGCGATCAGCACCTTGCCCCGGGCTGGGGCGGCATCCCCTTTGGGTTGTTCTTTGCCGAGTTGGACCGCAGGAAGATCGCGCCAACCATTGTCCTTGAAGCCCATGGCCAGGATGCGCTACAAGGAGCCATGCAGTTTCTGGAAACCGCGGACGGCCCCTGGCAGCGGAACTTCTGA
- a CDS encoding L,D-transpeptidase family protein: protein MCGRSMAMIRQTLQGVPGLCAFALAALFLAAAPAIGHAQGRIVGQVVQSGMPSGDAVLATSIPSGTSQGWLAQFAGNPAGPPQFLAVNKQAQELYVFEQKSPLAMVEKITCTTGEREGDKLVEGDLRTPEGVYFIQQRLSAGLDYKDYGTLAHTLNYPNPVDRLKGKTGGGIWIHGRGHQITPRETKGCVALNNDAILELDKRLSRNLPVLIAHNVDWRPEDTNFAESETLVRLVEDWTRAWESRSDTFFDFFDAEKFSKSGDESFQAFKAHKANLFKNLPWLQVRSHNIHALPGPDYWVTWFEQYYRSPSLSSGGIKRLYWMKDATGNWRVVGNEWVDADQESLRGMEARYLLDSLQQVRELVDAWRDSWLKADLDRYMAFYGNAASQGGRYGKRAIQDHKLAIWTDKRPTRVEFGALDVKLHPQGLVVGFSQEYEDAKGYKDKGFKTLVMQPRGNGWEILSEDWQAM from the coding sequence TTGTGCGGTCGCTCCATGGCCATGATCCGGCAAACGCTGCAAGGCGTGCCGGGTCTTTGTGCGTTCGCACTGGCGGCGCTGTTCCTTGCGGCGGCCCCCGCAATCGGGCACGCCCAGGGACGCATCGTGGGGCAGGTGGTGCAGTCCGGAATGCCTTCCGGCGACGCGGTGCTGGCAACCAGCATCCCGTCGGGCACCTCGCAAGGATGGCTGGCCCAGTTTGCCGGCAACCCGGCCGGCCCGCCGCAATTTTTGGCCGTGAACAAGCAGGCTCAGGAACTGTACGTCTTTGAGCAGAAAAGCCCCCTGGCCATGGTGGAAAAGATCACCTGCACCACTGGCGAGCGCGAGGGCGACAAGCTCGTGGAAGGCGACCTGCGCACCCCGGAAGGCGTGTACTTCATCCAGCAACGCCTCAGTGCCGGCCTCGACTACAAAGACTACGGCACCCTGGCCCACACCCTCAATTATCCCAACCCCGTGGACCGTCTCAAGGGCAAGACCGGCGGCGGCATCTGGATCCATGGCCGCGGCCACCAGATCACCCCGCGCGAGACAAAAGGCTGCGTGGCCCTGAACAACGACGCCATCCTGGAGCTGGACAAGCGTCTCTCCCGCAACCTGCCCGTGCTCATCGCCCACAACGTGGACTGGCGGCCCGAAGACACCAATTTCGCCGAGTCCGAAACCCTGGTCCGGCTGGTGGAAGACTGGACCCGGGCCTGGGAATCGCGCTCCGACACCTTCTTTGACTTCTTCGACGCGGAAAAATTCTCCAAATCCGGCGACGAAAGCTTCCAGGCCTTCAAGGCCCACAAGGCCAATCTGTTCAAAAATCTGCCCTGGCTCCAGGTCCGTTCCCACAATATCCACGCCCTGCCCGGGCCGGATTACTGGGTCACGTGGTTCGAGCAGTATTACCGCTCCCCCTCCCTCTCCAGCGGCGGCATCAAGCGGCTCTACTGGATGAAGGACGCCACCGGCAACTGGCGCGTGGTGGGGAACGAATGGGTGGATGCGGACCAGGAATCCCTGCGCGGCATGGAGGCCCGGTACCTGCTGGACTCCCTGCAGCAGGTGCGCGAGCTGGTGGACGCCTGGCGCGACAGCTGGCTGAAGGCCGACCTGGATCGCTACATGGCCTTCTACGGCAACGCCGCCAGCCAGGGCGGGCGCTACGGCAAGCGCGCCATCCAGGATCACAAACTCGCCATCTGGACCGACAAGCGGCCCACCAGGGTCGAATTCGGCGCCTTGGACGTCAAGCTGCATCCCCAGGGTCTGGTGGTGGGATTCTCCCAGGAGTACGAAGACGCCAAGGGCTACAAGGACAAAGGGTTCAAGACGCTGGTGATGCAACCCCGCGGTAACGGCTGGGAGATCCTTTCCGAGGATTGGCAGGCCATGTAG
- the pyrE gene encoding orotate phosphoribosyltransferase, with the protein MQDLKGRLARLLIQKSYKEGDFTLTSGRKSDYYFDCKQTALHPEGAYLLGRLFLHLLHNEPVDAVAGMTLGADPLVTAVSLASYLACEGTLPDPAPAAPWPACIIRKQSKGHGTNQYLEGLANLPAGCRVALLEDVVTTGGTLVTSIQRVQDAGFTVSVVATVLDREEGGREHLERSGFSLKALFTRNELKALGLA; encoded by the coding sequence ATGCAGGATCTCAAGGGCCGCCTGGCCCGCCTGCTGATCCAGAAATCCTACAAGGAAGGGGACTTCACCCTCACCTCCGGCCGCAAGTCCGACTATTATTTCGACTGCAAGCAGACCGCCCTGCACCCCGAAGGGGCGTACCTGCTGGGCCGGCTCTTCCTGCATCTGCTCCACAACGAGCCCGTGGACGCCGTGGCCGGCATGACCCTGGGGGCAGACCCCCTGGTCACCGCCGTCAGCCTGGCCTCCTACCTGGCCTGCGAAGGCACCCTGCCCGATCCCGCCCCGGCCGCACCCTGGCCGGCCTGCATCATCCGCAAACAAAGCAAAGGCCATGGCACCAACCAGTATCTGGAAGGCTTGGCCAACCTGCCCGCCGGCTGTCGCGTGGCCCTGCTGGAAGATGTGGTGACAACCGGCGGCACGCTGGTCACCTCCATCCAGCGCGTGCAGGATGCCGGCTTCACCGTGAGCGTGGTGGCCACGGTCTTGGATCGCGAAGAAGGCGGCCGCGAGCACCTGGAGCGCTCCGGGTTTTCCCTGAAGGCCCTGTTCACCCGCAATGAATTGAAGGCCTTGGGCCTGGCCTGA
- the purB gene encoding adenylosuccinate lyase produces the protein MLDRYSRPVMRNLWSPAARLQAWLQVELAVCEAWHAAGVIPAEAMAEIRATTAFDIDQPFVDRVLEIEETTRHDVIAFLSALEERVGPTARFIHLGCTSSDIVDTANAVQLAQAGTVLDQGFQRILGVLKHMALTHKGVLCMGRTHGVHAEPTSFGLKMAGFYAEFSRHYERFCQALEQIKVGKLSGAVGTYTHLSPEIEADACARLGLGVDPVSTQIVQRDRYAQFFTALALAAGGVERLCVELRHLQRTEVLEVEEGFAKGQKGSSAMPHKKNPISAENMSGLARVLRGNALAAMENMALWHERDISHSSVERIIMPDSTSLLDYILHRLSGVLERLVVRSDNMLRNMEASFGLHFSQKVLTALIESGLPRQEAYAMVQKSAMQSWETRTSFPALIRQDPAVTARLSAETLDALFDPAACLTHEAAVFARVFGA, from the coding sequence ATGCTCGACCGCTACAGCCGCCCGGTGATGCGCAATCTCTGGTCCCCGGCCGCCCGCCTGCAGGCCTGGCTCCAGGTGGAACTGGCCGTATGCGAGGCCTGGCACGCCGCCGGCGTCATCCCTGCCGAGGCCATGGCCGAGATCCGCGCCACGACCGCCTTCGACATCGACCAGCCCTTTGTTGATCGCGTGCTGGAAATCGAGGAAACCACCCGGCACGATGTCATCGCCTTCCTGTCCGCCCTGGAAGAGCGTGTGGGACCGACCGCCCGCTTCATCCACCTGGGCTGCACCTCCTCCGACATCGTGGACACGGCTAACGCCGTGCAACTGGCCCAGGCCGGCACGGTGCTGGACCAGGGCTTCCAGCGCATCCTGGGCGTGCTCAAGCACATGGCCCTCACGCACAAGGGCGTGCTCTGCATGGGCCGCACCCACGGCGTGCATGCCGAACCCACCTCCTTCGGGCTGAAGATGGCCGGGTTCTATGCAGAATTTTCCCGCCACTACGAGCGCTTTTGCCAGGCGCTGGAACAGATCAAGGTCGGCAAGCTCTCCGGAGCCGTGGGCACCTACACCCACCTGAGCCCCGAGATCGAGGCCGACGCCTGCGCCCGCCTGGGCCTGGGGGTGGATCCCGTGTCCACACAGATCGTCCAGCGCGACCGCTACGCCCAGTTCTTCACCGCCCTGGCCCTTGCCGCCGGCGGCGTGGAGCGGCTGTGCGTGGAGCTGCGGCACCTGCAGCGCACCGAAGTGCTGGAGGTGGAGGAAGGCTTCGCCAAGGGGCAGAAAGGCTCCTCGGCCATGCCGCACAAGAAGAACCCCATCAGCGCGGAGAACATGAGCGGTCTGGCCCGCGTGCTGCGCGGCAACGCCCTGGCGGCCATGGAAAACATGGCCCTGTGGCACGAACGCGACATCAGCCATTCCAGCGTGGAGCGCATCATCATGCCGGACTCCACCAGCCTGCTGGATTACATCCTGCACCGCCTGAGCGGCGTGCTGGAGCGGCTGGTGGTGCGCAGTGACAACATGCTGCGCAACATGGAGGCCTCCTTCGGCCTGCATTTCTCCCAGAAAGTGCTGACTGCCCTCATCGAAAGCGGCCTGCCCCGGCAGGAGGCCTATGCCATGGTCCAGAAAAGCGCCATGCAGAGCTGGGAAACGCGCACCAGCTTCCCGGCCCTGATACGGCAGGATCCGGCCGTGACGGCCCGGCTTTCCGCCGAGACCCTGGACGCCCTGTTCGACCCCGCCGCCTGTCTGACCCATGAAGCCGCCGTGTTCGCACGCGTGTTTGGAGCCTAG
- a CDS encoding FmdB family zinc ribbon protein, protein MPIYEYRCQDCEQIFEEWQKDFKEREVSCPVCNARAERLISSTSFILKGTGWYVTDYCKRSESGGASASSGGNSAKSAATSDAAAPAPAAAPATPAAPAASAATASAATAD, encoded by the coding sequence ATGCCAATTTACGAATACCGTTGTCAGGATTGCGAGCAGATTTTCGAAGAGTGGCAGAAGGATTTCAAGGAGCGCGAAGTGTCCTGCCCGGTGTGCAACGCCAGGGCGGAACGGCTCATTTCCAGCACGTCCTTCATTCTGAAGGGTACCGGCTGGTACGTGACCGACTACTGCAAGCGCTCTGAATCCGGCGGGGCCTCGGCATCCTCTGGTGGGAACAGCGCCAAGAGCGCCGCGACCTCCGATGCCGCCGCACCGGCGCCTGCTGCAGCGCCTGCGACCCCTGCCGCGCCCGCCGCTTCTGCCGCCACGGCATCTGCTGCGACGGCGGACTAG
- a CDS encoding adenine nucleotide alpha-hydrolase family protein, with protein sequence MQEHTLDHLLQQLREVLSRRTPALLACSGGLDSRLLAHLSRLWDLDVDAVFVTGPHLTPHEIAWARDWISRRGLRLHVLPFNPLHDERARQNQRDRCYHCKRAIFTRVRLLAADLDRPHVLDGTNASDTREYRPGRAALEEFGVASPLALAGLTKDHIRQAAKVTNLDWPDQPSRSCLMTRLDYGLAPTESMLARLALAEDALTRLGLRDFRLRVSLSPPQEGPPRPQYTLHIAQAEQTRWLDIRARGVATLRMEGFFPCKVRLEGQVSGHFDRPAPPVLKNSAGQDGDA encoded by the coding sequence ATGCAGGAACACACGCTGGACCATTTGCTGCAGCAGCTGCGGGAGGTGCTTTCCCGGCGCACTCCCGCGCTGCTGGCCTGCTCCGGAGGCCTGGATTCCCGGCTGCTGGCGCATCTGTCCCGCCTGTGGGATCTGGACGTGGACGCCGTGTTCGTCACCGGCCCGCACCTGACCCCTCACGAAATCGCCTGGGCCAGGGACTGGATATCCCGGCGCGGCCTGCGGCTGCACGTGCTGCCCTTCAATCCCCTGCACGACGAACGCGCCCGCCAGAACCAGCGCGACCGCTGCTACCACTGCAAGCGGGCCATCTTCACCCGCGTCAGACTTCTGGCGGCAGATCTGGACCGGCCCCACGTGCTGGACGGCACCAACGCCTCCGACACCCGGGAATACCGCCCCGGCCGCGCCGCCCTGGAAGAATTCGGCGTGGCCAGCCCCCTGGCCCTGGCCGGCCTGACCAAGGACCACATACGCCAGGCCGCCAAAGTCACAAATCTGGACTGGCCGGACCAGCCCTCGCGCTCCTGCCTCATGACCCGCCTGGACTACGGCCTGGCCCCCACCGAATCCATGCTGGCCCGTCTGGCCCTGGCCGAAGACGCCCTGACCCGCCTGGGGTTGCGGGACTTCCGGCTGCGGGTGTCCCTGTCGCCGCCGCAGGAAGGCCCGCCACGGCCGCAGTACACCCTGCACATTGCCCAGGCGGAACAAACGCGCTGGCTGGATATCCGGGCCCGGGGCGTGGCCACCTTGCGGATGGAAGGATTCTTCCCGTGCAAGGTGCGCCTGGAAGGGCAGGTGAGCGGCCACTTTGACCGGCCGGCGCCGCCGGTGCTGAAGAATTCTGCTGGACAGGACGGCGACGCCTAG
- a CDS encoding homocysteine biosynthesis protein: protein MPKTIQEINAKIKAGKAVVLDAEEMVQAVRDMGVKQAAEKVDVVTTGTFSPMCSSGMLFNFGQEPPTIKASSVSLNSIPAYGGLAAVDAYLGATELPKDDPLNKVYPGQFKYGGGHVIEDLVAGKAVRLKAKGYGTDCYPRRELEKQVTLADLPYAQLLNPRNGYQSYNVAVNLGGKIIYTYMGPIKAKLRNANYATAGCLSPLFNDPLFKTIGLGTKIFLGGGVGWVLGAGTQHNPAPKRTERGIPLSAAGTLMVRGDMKGMQARYLRGVSFVGYGCSLAVGLGIPIPILNEEMAFYTSVSDDDIPMPVKDYSHDYPQGVPRVLKHVTYAELKAGSIEVDGKQVPTVPLTSWVRSKEIAQTLKQWIQGGQFTLTEAQELLPAG from the coding sequence ATGCCTAAAACTATTCAAGAAATCAACGCAAAGATCAAGGCCGGCAAGGCCGTGGTCCTGGATGCCGAAGAGATGGTCCAGGCCGTGCGGGACATGGGCGTCAAACAGGCGGCGGAAAAGGTGGATGTGGTGACCACCGGCACCTTCTCCCCCATGTGCTCCTCGGGCATGCTCTTCAACTTTGGCCAGGAGCCGCCCACCATCAAGGCGTCGTCCGTCAGCCTGAACAGCATCCCGGCCTATGGCGGCCTGGCTGCTGTGGATGCGTACCTGGGCGCCACCGAGCTGCCCAAGGACGACCCGCTGAACAAGGTCTACCCCGGCCAGTTCAAATACGGCGGCGGGCACGTGATCGAGGATCTGGTGGCCGGCAAGGCCGTGCGCCTCAAGGCCAAAGGCTACGGCACGGACTGCTACCCCCGTCGCGAGCTGGAAAAGCAGGTCACCCTGGCCGACCTGCCCTACGCTCAGCTGCTCAACCCCCGCAACGGCTATCAGAGCTACAACGTGGCTGTGAACCTGGGGGGCAAGATCATTTACACGTACATGGGCCCCATCAAGGCCAAGCTGCGCAACGCCAACTACGCCACGGCCGGCTGCCTCTCGCCCCTGTTCAACGATCCGCTGTTCAAGACCATCGGCCTTGGCACCAAGATCTTCCTGGGCGGCGGCGTGGGCTGGGTGCTTGGTGCAGGCACGCAGCACAACCCCGCACCCAAGCGCACGGAACGGGGCATCCCCCTTTCCGCCGCAGGCACCCTGATGGTTCGCGGCGACATGAAAGGCATGCAGGCGCGCTATCTGCGCGGGGTCTCCTTTGTGGGCTACGGCTGCTCCCTGGCCGTGGGGCTGGGCATCCCCATCCCCATCCTCAACGAGGAGATGGCCTTCTACACCAGCGTGAGCGACGACGACATCCCCATGCCCGTGAAGGACTATTCCCACGACTATCCCCAGGGCGTGCCCCGGGTGCTCAAGCACGTGACCTACGCCGAACTCAAGGCCGGCAGCATCGAGGTGGACGGCAAGCAGGTGCCCACCGTGCCCCTGACGAGCTGGGTGCGCTCCAAGGAAATCGCCCAGACCCTCAAACAATGGATCCAGGGCGGGCAGTTCACCCTCACCGAAGCGCAGGAGTTGCTGCCGGCGGGATAA
- a CDS encoding rubredoxin, with product MARPEDMWQCQTVNCGYIYDPDKGDKRKKIPPGTTFEDLPEDWFCPICRATKKCFRPLAGPGSTKEADCAM from the coding sequence ATGGCCAGACCCGAAGACATGTGGCAATGCCAGACCGTGAACTGCGGCTACATCTACGATCCGGACAAAGGCGACAAGCGCAAGAAAATCCCGCCGGGAACCACCTTCGAAGACCTGCCCGAAGACTGGTTCTGCCCCATCTGCCGGGCCACCAAAAAATGCTTCCGCCCGCTGGCTGGTCCCGGCTCCACCAAAGAAGCGGACTGCGCGATGTAG
- a CDS encoding DEAD/DEAH box helicase, translating to MAGVRDAGYATATPIQAQAIPVLLEGHDVIGLAQTGTGKTAAFVLPLLQRMIASGARKEGPIRTLVLAPTRELAVQIQQDWTALGRHTGYRSAAVIGGVSQFGQVKALRRASVCVACPGRLLDLMDQRLADLSNVDALVLDEADTMLDMGFLPAIKAILAKLPTNRQTLLFSATMPAQIRTLAEGMMTKPQMIKVSNTAPAASVSHTVYPVEDGLKLAVLETMLKQEDAESVIVFTRTKHRAKSLALKLGGKGLTVTSLQGNMSQNKRQEAMSGFKSGKYRVLVATDIAARGIDCKSVSHVINFDPPDTAEAYTHRIGRTGRAERSGMAVTLMTSSDRRLMRDIERALGCCIERGVFPQCDCLVANAPRQDQGRLQTEDRRPEPRRAAADRSGDARRAGPRPGQPQRTSRTGQDSRQPRRNDSAYA from the coding sequence ATGGCTGGCGTCCGCGATGCCGGCTACGCCACGGCTACGCCCATCCAGGCCCAGGCCATTCCCGTCCTGCTCGAAGGGCACGACGTCATCGGTCTGGCCCAGACCGGCACCGGCAAAACCGCCGCCTTCGTGCTGCCGCTGTTGCAGCGCATGATCGCTTCCGGGGCCAGAAAAGAAGGTCCCATCCGCACCCTGGTGCTGGCCCCCACCCGGGAGCTGGCGGTGCAGATTCAACAGGACTGGACGGCCCTGGGCCGCCACACCGGCTACCGCAGCGCGGCCGTCATCGGCGGCGTGAGCCAGTTTGGCCAGGTGAAAGCCCTGCGCCGGGCCTCCGTGTGCGTGGCCTGCCCCGGCCGGCTGCTGGATCTCATGGATCAGCGCCTGGCAGATCTCTCCAATGTGGACGCCCTGGTGCTCGACGAAGCCGACACCATGCTGGACATGGGCTTCCTGCCGGCCATCAAGGCCATTCTGGCCAAGCTGCCCACGAATCGCCAGACGCTGCTGTTCTCCGCCACCATGCCGGCCCAGATCCGCACCCTGGCCGAGGGCATGATGACCAAGCCGCAGATGATTAAGGTCTCCAACACTGCGCCCGCAGCCAGCGTGTCGCACACGGTGTATCCCGTGGAAGACGGCCTCAAGCTGGCCGTGCTGGAAACCATGCTCAAGCAGGAAGACGCCGAAAGCGTCATCGTCTTCACCCGCACCAAGCACCGGGCCAAGTCCCTGGCGCTCAAGCTGGGTGGCAAGGGCCTGACCGTGACCTCGCTGCAGGGCAACATGTCCCAGAACAAGCGCCAGGAAGCCATGTCCGGCTTCAAGAGCGGCAAGTACCGCGTCCTGGTGGCCACGGACATCGCCGCCCGCGGCATCGACTGCAAGAGCGTCAGCCACGTCATCAACTTCGATCCGCCGGACACTGCGGAAGCCTACACGCACCGCATCGGCCGCACCGGCCGCGCCGAGCGCTCCGGCATGGCCGTCACCCTGATGACGAGCAGCGACCGCCGGCTCATGCGCGACATCGAACGCGCCCTGGGCTGCTGCATCGAACGCGGAGTCTTCCCGCAGTGCGATTGTCTGGTGGCCAACGCCCCCCGCCAGGACCAGGGCAGACTCCAGACGGAAGACCGCCGGCCCGAGCCTCGCCGTGCCGCGGCCGACCGCAGCGGTGACGCCCGCCGTGCCGGGCCACGCCCCGGCCAACCCCAGCGCACCAGCCGCACTGGCCAGGACTCCCGCCAGCCGCGCCGGAACGATTCTGCCTACGCCTAA
- a CDS encoding sensor domain-containing diguanylate cyclase produces MDILSAPKPLHAMRVLLQGNTIKSRLRLLSLALILLPPTLGLGFFAVYALSYLKDRAYETLHHVLEYDKGFIERWMEERQRDVAFLATLPVVERQDFPAMRHVFAQYAATHDDVTGVVFLDADGFNMVDTGSDKRINAKDRDYFRAGMQGRAFVSDILIGRTSGKPILIVSAPVAIAGEFKGVVMTPVRMTTVDALLRTLRVGRHGSVALLDSHGAWHVGQEDAQNATFFLKDDLQRALTKAGAVATTNARGEQALGAALALNNDTWVLAGQLPLSEVLTEYSAFLLTALAGGLLTLAVITPFLLRLIRSLERPMHQLAEMAKDMATGQFASVCPFPGTRETSLWEVRTLTEAFCRMQEMVGESMETLKRVAITDQLTGLFNRRHLLAEGARIVDVCLRGGAPCACIMADVDHFKRINDTWGHKVGDDALRQVADTLRYICRGSDIVARFGGEEFVVLAPNAGLAQGAELAERLRLAIADASLYVDDTRVPMTMSFGVAECLLESLDTVAAHGPGSIDLVLQDALRRADMALYRAKQTGRNRVVSDDEG; encoded by the coding sequence ATGGATATCCTTTCTGCACCAAAACCCCTCCATGCCATGCGCGTATTACTCCAGGGAAACACCATCAAGAGCCGGCTGCGGCTGCTGAGCCTTGCGCTCATCCTGCTGCCGCCGACGCTCGGCCTGGGCTTTTTCGCCGTCTATGCCCTCTCTTATCTGAAGGACAGGGCCTACGAGACCCTGCACCACGTGCTGGAGTACGACAAAGGCTTCATCGAACGTTGGATGGAGGAGCGCCAACGCGACGTGGCCTTCCTGGCTACCCTGCCCGTGGTGGAGCGCCAGGATTTCCCGGCCATGCGCCATGTGTTTGCCCAATACGCCGCCACGCATGACGACGTGACCGGCGTGGTGTTCCTGGATGCGGACGGCTTCAACATGGTGGACACTGGCTCGGACAAGCGCATCAATGCCAAGGACCGTGACTATTTTCGGGCCGGCATGCAGGGCAGGGCGTTTGTGTCGGACATTCTCATCGGCCGCACTTCGGGCAAACCTATCCTCATCGTCTCCGCGCCGGTGGCCATCGCCGGCGAGTTCAAAGGCGTGGTTATGACCCCCGTGCGCATGACCACGGTGGATGCCCTGTTGCGCACCCTCAGGGTGGGCCGCCATGGCAGCGTGGCCCTGCTGGACAGCCATGGCGCATGGCACGTGGGCCAGGAAGATGCACAGAACGCCACGTTTTTTCTGAAAGATGACCTGCAGCGGGCGTTGACCAAGGCCGGGGCCGTCGCCACGACCAACGCCCGAGGCGAGCAGGCCCTTGGTGCGGCCCTTGCGCTCAACAACGATACCTGGGTCCTGGCCGGGCAACTTCCCCTGTCCGAAGTGCTGACCGAATACTCCGCTTTCCTGCTCACGGCCCTGGCAGGCGGCCTGTTGACGCTGGCGGTGATCACGCCCTTTTTGCTCCGGCTCATCCGGTCCCTGGAGCGGCCCATGCATCAGCTGGCCGAGATGGCCAAAGACATGGCCACCGGCCAGTTCGCCAGCGTCTGTCCGTTTCCAGGCACCAGGGAAACGTCCCTCTGGGAGGTGCGCACCCTCACCGAGGCCTTCTGCCGCATGCAGGAGATGGTGGGCGAGAGCATGGAAACCCTCAAGCGGGTGGCCATCACGGACCAGCTCACGGGACTGTTCAACCGACGGCACCTGCTGGCCGAGGGGGCCCGCATCGTGGACGTGTGCCTGCGCGGCGGTGCGCCCTGCGCCTGCATCATGGCCGACGTGGACCACTTCAAGCGCATCAACGACACCTGGGGCCACAAGGTGGGGGACGACGCCCTGCGCCAGGTGGCGGACACCTTGCGCTACATCTGTCGCGGGTCGGACATTGTGGCGCGCTTTGGCGGGGAGGAATTCGTCGTCCTGGCTCCCAACGCCGGCCTGGCCCAGGGGGCCGAACTGGCCGAGCGGCTGCGTCTGGCCATCGCCGACGCCTCCCTGTATGTGGACGACACCCGCGTGCCCATGACCATGAGTTTCGGCGTGGCCGAGTGCCTGTTGGAAAGCCTGGACACCGTGGCGGCGCATGGGCCGGGCTCCATTGATCTGGTGCTCCAGGATGCCCTGCGCCGGGCCGACATGGCCCTGTACCGGGCCAAGCAGACCGGCCGCAATCGCGTGGTGTCGGACGACGAGGGTTAA
- a CDS encoding permease produces MLSAASFDIVLFCAQAAAIVLEAMPFLLAGSILGACVDVWLTPERVAKYVPSSRAGSICAGLFAGVLLPTCECGVVPVVRRLLGRGVPSGAAFAYLLAGPVVNPVVIASTWFAFKGDWTLLAARLGMTLVTAGCTAAVLAGIPPTVALRAHRGNSPAAMCGCGCGHDHHDGCSHDAGGEPLPVWARIARSASREFIAMSQFLVLGALAAAAFRSFVPGSVVQSLSGNLPLAVLGMMSLAVLLSICSEADAFVAASFSSFPWPALAAFTVIGPMMDLKLLPMFWATFHPRVATVLTVLPFLLVAILSLALGLLAPLGGQP; encoded by the coding sequence ATGCTCTCCGCCGCATCCTTCGACATCGTCCTGTTCTGTGCCCAGGCCGCAGCCATTGTGCTGGAGGCCATGCCCTTCCTGCTCGCCGGGTCCATCCTCGGCGCCTGCGTGGATGTCTGGCTTACTCCTGAACGCGTGGCAAAGTACGTGCCGTCCAGCCGGGCCGGCAGCATTTGCGCCGGCCTGTTCGCCGGGGTGCTGCTGCCCACCTGCGAATGCGGCGTGGTGCCCGTGGTGCGCCGTCTGTTGGGTCGGGGCGTGCCCTCGGGCGCGGCCTTCGCCTATCTGCTGGCCGGGCCGGTGGTCAATCCGGTGGTCATCGCCTCCACCTGGTTCGCCTTCAAGGGGGACTGGACCCTGCTGGCCGCGCGCCTGGGCATGACCCTGGTTACGGCTGGCTGCACCGCCGCGGTGCTGGCCGGCATCCCGCCCACCGTGGCCCTGCGCGCCCACAGGGGCAACAGCCCGGCTGCCATGTGCGGCTGCGGCTGCGGGCATGATCATCACGACGGCTGCAGCCACGATGCTGGCGGCGAGCCCCTGCCCGTGTGGGCGCGCATTGCGCGGTCTGCCTCGCGGGAATTCATCGCCATGAGCCAGTTCCTGGTGCTGGGGGCCCTGGCCGCGGCGGCCTTCCGCAGTTTTGTGCCGGGTTCGGTGGTTCAGTCCCTGTCCGGCAACCTGCCCCTGGCGGTGCTGGGCATGATGAGCCTGGCCGTGCTGCTGTCCATCTGCTCTGAGGCGGACGCCTTCGTGGCAGCGAGCTTCTCTTCCTTCCCCTGGCCGGCCCTGGCGGCGTTCACGGTCATCGGACCCATGATGGACCTGAAGCTGCTGCCCATGTTCTGGGCCACTTTTCATCCGCGGGTGGCCACGGTACTCACGGTGCTGCCGTTTCTGCTGGTGGCGATACTATCCCTGGCGCTGGGGCTGCTTGCCCCCCTTGGAGGCCAGCCATGA